A region of Streptomyces sp. NBC_01267 DNA encodes the following proteins:
- the groL gene encoding chaperonin GroEL (60 kDa chaperone family; promotes refolding of misfolded polypeptides especially under stressful conditions; forms two stacked rings of heptamers to form a barrel-shaped 14mer; ends can be capped by GroES; misfolded proteins enter the barrel where they are refolded when GroES binds) — translation MAKILKFDEDARRALERGVNKLADTVKVTIGPKGRNVVIDKKFGAPTITNDGVTIAREVELDDPYENLGAQLVKEVATKTNDIAGDGTTTATVLAQALVREGLRNVAAGASPASLKKGIDAAVKAVSEELLATARPIEDKSDIAAVAALSAQDKQVGELIAEAMDKVGKDGVITVEESNTFGLELDFTEGMAFDKGYLSPYMVTDQERMEAVLDDPYILIHQGKIGSIQDLLPLLEKVIQAGGSKPLLIIAEDVEGEALSTLVVNKIRGTFNAVAVKAPGFGDRRKAMLGDMATLTGATVIAEEVGLKLDQAGLDVLGSARRVTITKDDTVIVDGGGKSDEVAGRVNQIKAEIESTDSDWDREKLQERLAKLAGGVCVIKVGAATEVELKEKKHRLEDAISATRAAVEEGIVSGGGSALVHAVKVLEGNLGKTGDEATGVAVVRRAAVEPLRWIAENAGLEGYVITAKVAELDKGQGFNAASGEYGDLVKAGVIDPVKVTRSALENAASIASLLLTTETLVVEKPAEEEPEVGHGHGHSH, via the coding sequence ATGGCGAAGATCCTGAAGTTCGACGAGGACGCCCGTCGCGCCCTTGAGCGCGGCGTCAACAAGCTTGCCGACACGGTCAAGGTGACGATCGGCCCCAAGGGCCGCAACGTCGTCATCGACAAGAAGTTCGGCGCGCCCACCATCACCAACGACGGTGTCACGATCGCCCGCGAGGTCGAGCTCGACGACCCGTACGAGAACCTCGGCGCGCAGCTGGTGAAGGAGGTGGCGACCAAGACCAACGACATCGCGGGTGACGGCACCACCACCGCCACCGTGCTGGCCCAGGCGCTCGTCCGCGAGGGCCTGCGGAACGTCGCCGCCGGCGCTTCCCCCGCCTCGCTGAAGAAGGGCATCGACGCCGCGGTCAAGGCTGTGTCCGAGGAGCTCCTCGCGACCGCCCGTCCGATCGAGGACAAGTCCGACATCGCTGCCGTCGCCGCGCTCTCCGCGCAGGACAAGCAGGTCGGCGAGCTCATCGCCGAGGCGATGGACAAGGTCGGCAAGGACGGTGTCATCACCGTCGAGGAGTCCAACACCTTCGGTCTGGAGCTGGACTTCACCGAGGGCATGGCCTTCGACAAGGGCTACCTCTCGCCGTACATGGTGACCGACCAGGAGCGTATGGAGGCCGTCCTCGACGACCCGTACATCCTGATCCACCAGGGCAAGATCGGTTCGATCCAGGACCTGCTGCCGCTGCTGGAGAAGGTCATCCAGGCCGGTGGCTCCAAGCCGCTGCTGATCATCGCTGAGGACGTCGAGGGCGAGGCCCTGTCGACCCTGGTGGTCAACAAGATCCGTGGCACGTTCAACGCCGTCGCGGTCAAGGCCCCCGGCTTCGGCGACCGCCGCAAGGCGATGCTCGGCGACATGGCCACCCTCACCGGTGCCACGGTCATCGCCGAGGAGGTCGGCCTCAAGCTCGACCAGGCCGGTCTGGACGTGCTGGGCTCCGCCCGCCGCGTGACGATCACCAAGGACGACACCGTCATCGTCGACGGCGGTGGCAAGTCCGACGAGGTCGCCGGGCGCGTCAACCAGATCAAGGCCGAGATCGAGTCCACGGACTCCGACTGGGACCGCGAGAAGCTCCAGGAGCGCCTCGCGAAGCTGGCCGGCGGCGTGTGCGTGATCAAGGTCGGCGCCGCCACCGAGGTGGAGCTGAAGGAGAAGAAGCACCGTCTGGAGGACGCCATCTCCGCGACCCGCGCCGCGGTCGAGGAGGGCATCGTCTCCGGTGGTGGCTCCGCTCTGGTGCACGCCGTCAAGGTGCTCGAGGGCAACCTCGGCAAGACCGGCGACGAGGCCACCGGTGTCGCGGTCGTCCGCCGCGCCGCTGTCGAGCCGCTGCGCTGGATCGCCGAGAACGCCGGTCTTGAGGGCTACGTCATCACCGCGAAGGTTGCCGAGCTCGACAAGGGCCAGGGCTTCAACGCCGCGTCCGGCGAGTACGGCGACCTGGTGAAGGCCGGCGTCATCGACCCGGTCAAGGTCACCCGTTCCGCGCTGGAGAACGCCGCGTCCATCGCTTCGCTGCTGCTCACGACCGAGACCCTGGTCGTCGAGAAGCCGGCGGAGGAGGAGCCCGAGGTGGGCCACGGCCACGGCCACTCGCACTGA
- a CDS encoding hydroxyacid dehydrogenase, giving the protein MHHATDNRPGVLLAMAPGIAERLLTERHHVRLTALARTDSRLVAHDLADPTPEVAAALAEAEVLFTCWGATPLTPQVLDAAPRLRAVVHAAGSVKHHITEACWERGITVASAAAANALPVAEYTLAAILFANKQVLQSAHRYRAMRGDQDWRDALEGAGNYRRTVGIIGASRIGRRVIELLRPFDLRVLLYDPFVDAAGAAVLGVEAVPLDELCTRSDIVSVHAPQLPATRHMIGARQLAAMPDGATLINTARGSLIDEAALLPELAGGRLHAVLDVTDPETPYAGSPLYDLPNVLLTPHVAGSLGGELYRMADQALDELERYASGQEFADPVLPSDLNHSA; this is encoded by the coding sequence ATGCACCACGCCACTGACAATCGGCCGGGCGTCCTGCTCGCCATGGCTCCCGGCATCGCCGAGCGCCTGCTCACCGAGCGCCACCACGTCCGGCTCACCGCCCTGGCCCGTACGGACAGCCGACTGGTCGCCCACGACCTCGCCGACCCCACCCCCGAGGTCGCCGCCGCCCTCGCCGAGGCCGAAGTCCTCTTCACCTGCTGGGGAGCGACCCCGCTCACCCCTCAGGTCCTGGACGCGGCGCCCAGGCTGCGGGCCGTCGTCCACGCGGCGGGCTCGGTCAAGCACCACATCACCGAGGCCTGCTGGGAGCGCGGCATCACCGTCGCCTCGGCCGCCGCGGCCAACGCCCTGCCCGTCGCCGAGTACACGCTCGCCGCGATCCTCTTCGCCAACAAGCAGGTGCTCCAGTCCGCGCACCGGTACCGCGCGATGCGCGGCGACCAGGACTGGCGGGACGCACTCGAAGGCGCGGGCAACTACCGCCGCACCGTCGGCATCATCGGCGCGTCCCGCATCGGACGCCGGGTGATCGAGCTGCTGCGCCCCTTCGACCTGCGGGTCCTGCTGTACGACCCGTTCGTCGACGCGGCCGGGGCCGCCGTGCTCGGAGTGGAAGCGGTCCCGCTGGACGAACTGTGCACCCGCAGCGACATCGTGTCGGTGCACGCGCCGCAGCTCCCCGCCACCCGGCACATGATCGGCGCCCGTCAGCTGGCGGCCATGCCGGACGGGGCGACGCTGATCAACACCGCGCGGGGCTCGCTGATCGACGAGGCGGCGCTGCTGCCCGAGCTGGCGGGCGGGCGGCTGCACGCCGTGCTCGATGTGACGGATCCCGAGACCCCGTACGCGGGATCGCCTCTCTACGACCTGCCGAACGTACTGCTGACGCCGCATGTCGCGGGATCGCTCGGCGGGGAGCTGTACCGGATGGCGGACCAGGCGCTGGACGAGCTCGAACGGTACGCGTCCGGGCAGGAGTTCGCGGACCCGGTGCTTCCGTCGGACCTGAACCACTCCGCGTAA
- a CDS encoding carbohydrate ABC transporter permease, which translates to MSPRPAHRNRWLSKTAVNGALVLAVVYMLFPLIWLVTASTKDTGGLLAGNAFSFKGFNLGQNLSDLASYGDGVYFRWYGNSLLYAGVGAVVCSLICVAAGYAFDKYEFRGKEKLFGLVLLGVLVPTTALALPMYLLASKIGIVNTYWSVLIPVLVNPFGVYLARVFSAGYIPNEALEAARIDGAGELRTFWSIGLPMVMPGFVTVFLFQFTAIWNNFFLPLVMLSDRNLFPLSLGLYSWNTNTHGEPSFYPLVVTGSLLAVIPLIVAFVSLQRHWKAGLTAGSVK; encoded by the coding sequence ATGAGCCCCCGCCCCGCGCACAGGAACCGCTGGCTCTCGAAGACCGCGGTCAACGGCGCACTCGTCCTGGCCGTCGTCTACATGCTCTTCCCCCTCATCTGGCTGGTCACCGCCTCCACCAAGGACACCGGCGGCCTGCTCGCCGGGAACGCCTTCTCCTTCAAGGGCTTCAACCTCGGCCAGAACCTGTCCGACCTGGCCTCCTACGGGGACGGCGTCTACTTCCGCTGGTACGGCAACAGCCTGCTGTACGCGGGCGTCGGCGCTGTCGTCTGCTCGCTGATCTGTGTCGCCGCCGGGTACGCCTTCGACAAGTACGAATTCCGCGGCAAGGAGAAGCTCTTCGGCCTCGTCCTGCTGGGCGTGCTGGTGCCCACCACCGCGCTCGCGCTGCCGATGTACCTGCTCGCCAGCAAGATCGGGATCGTCAACACCTACTGGTCGGTGCTGATCCCGGTGCTGGTCAACCCCTTCGGCGTCTATCTCGCCCGGGTCTTCAGCGCCGGTTACATCCCGAACGAGGCGCTGGAGGCCGCCCGTATCGACGGGGCGGGCGAGCTGCGCACCTTCTGGTCGATCGGTCTTCCCATGGTCATGCCGGGGTTCGTGACCGTCTTCCTCTTCCAGTTCACCGCGATCTGGAACAACTTCTTCCTCCCCCTGGTGATGCTCTCGGACCGGAACCTCTTCCCGCTGAGCCTCGGTCTGTACTCCTGGAACACCAACACCCACGGCGAGCCGAGCTTCTATCCGCTCGTCGTCACCGGGTCCCTGCTCGCCGTCATCCCCCTGATCGTCGCCTTCGTCTCCCTCCAGCGGCACTGGAAGGCCGGCCTGACAGCCGGAAGTGTCAAGTGA
- a CDS encoding carbohydrate ABC transporter permease: protein MKARTRAAAILLTPFYVLFTAVMLVPIGYAVWLSLFTEKQSGLGFGGTESVFSGLDNYAAALGDRAFREGFGVLLGYCVIYIPLMVCGALALALLLDSALARAKRFFQLALFLPHAVPGIIAALIWVYLYTPGLSPVVSAMHSGGIGFNFFSSSGALPSIVNIALWEWLGYNMVIFYAALQAIDRSVLEAATVDGAGGWRTALSIKLPLIRASVVMVALFTVIGSLQLFTEPLILNSGSGSAVSSTWTPNMYAYTAAFSRNDYGLAASASVLLALAAALLSFLVTRFTGRKGKNA, encoded by the coding sequence ATGAAGGCCCGCACCCGCGCCGCCGCAATACTGCTGACCCCCTTCTACGTCCTGTTCACCGCTGTGATGCTGGTGCCGATCGGATACGCGGTCTGGCTCAGCCTCTTCACCGAGAAGCAGTCGGGACTGGGGTTCGGCGGCACCGAGTCCGTCTTCTCCGGTCTCGACAACTACGCGGCGGCGCTGGGTGACCGGGCCTTCCGCGAGGGCTTCGGCGTACTCCTCGGATACTGCGTCATCTACATCCCCCTGATGGTCTGCGGGGCCCTCGCACTGGCGCTGCTGCTGGACTCCGCGCTGGCCCGTGCCAAGCGCTTCTTCCAGCTGGCGCTCTTCCTGCCGCACGCCGTGCCCGGCATCATCGCCGCACTGATCTGGGTGTACCTCTACACACCCGGACTGAGCCCGGTGGTCTCCGCGATGCACTCCGGCGGCATCGGATTCAACTTCTTCTCCTCTTCGGGTGCTCTCCCCTCCATCGTCAACATCGCGCTGTGGGAGTGGCTCGGCTACAACATGGTGATCTTCTACGCCGCGCTGCAGGCCATCGACCGGTCCGTGCTCGAAGCGGCCACGGTGGACGGCGCCGGTGGCTGGCGCACCGCCCTCAGCATCAAACTCCCGCTGATCCGCGCCTCCGTCGTGATGGTCGCGCTGTTCACCGTCATCGGATCGCTCCAGCTGTTCACCGAGCCGCTGATCCTCAACAGCGGCTCCGGGTCAGCCGTCTCCTCCACCTGGACACCGAACATGTACGCGTACACCGCGGCCTTCTCCCGCAACGACTACGGGCTCGCGGCCTCCGCCTCCGTACTCCTCGCGCTCGCCGCCGCGCTGCTGTCGTTCCTCGTCACCCGCTTCACCGGCCGCAAGGGGAAGAACGCATGA
- a CDS encoding ABC transporter substrate-binding protein, translating to MSRSWSRTSLSIAGAATALAVLTACGGSGDDTAKATDGKPANITYWGWTKGSKETVDAFNASHKNIHVKFEEIPSGNAGGYAKISNAVKAGNAPDLVSIEYPQLPEYVSQGALQDISSYMTDDVKKKFLPQAVEQTTLGGKNWAVPFDASPQAFYYRKDLFTKYGVEVPKTWDDFRKAAEKIKKADKKARIGTFFPDDPTTFQAMVWQAGAQWFKADGDTWKINTTDPATTKVSDYWQGLVKDDLIRSQASFSPEWTNSLKSGGTIGYLGAAWGAGVMKATLPEQSGKWAVAPMPSWDGKPASGMLGGSTWAVTKGSKHVDAAVEFAKWMSTTKEGVKARISSGTSSAYPAATELLPVAKESFDASFYGGQDIYQLFGTAAASIKQGWTWGPATGTTNTAIKDEFGKVASGGTTIPDAVKAGHDATVKELKKRGLKVEG from the coding sequence GTGAGCCGCAGTTGGAGCAGAACGTCCCTTTCCATAGCCGGCGCCGCCACCGCCCTGGCCGTCCTCACGGCTTGCGGCGGCAGCGGCGACGACACCGCGAAGGCCACGGACGGCAAGCCCGCGAACATCACCTACTGGGGCTGGACCAAGGGCTCCAAGGAGACCGTGGACGCGTTCAACGCCTCGCACAAGAACATCCACGTGAAGTTCGAGGAGATCCCGTCCGGCAACGCGGGCGGCTACGCCAAGATCTCCAACGCGGTCAAGGCGGGCAACGCCCCCGACCTGGTCTCCATCGAGTACCCGCAGCTGCCGGAGTACGTCAGCCAGGGCGCGCTCCAGGACATCAGCTCGTACATGACCGACGACGTCAAGAAGAAGTTCCTGCCGCAGGCCGTGGAGCAGACCACCCTCGGCGGCAAGAACTGGGCCGTCCCCTTCGACGCGTCGCCGCAGGCGTTCTACTACCGCAAGGACCTCTTCACCAAGTACGGCGTCGAAGTCCCCAAGACCTGGGACGACTTCCGCAAGGCCGCCGAGAAGATCAAGAAGGCCGACAAGAAGGCCCGGATCGGCACCTTCTTCCCGGACGACCCGACCACCTTCCAGGCCATGGTCTGGCAGGCCGGGGCCCAGTGGTTCAAGGCCGACGGTGACACCTGGAAGATCAACACCACCGATCCCGCCACCACCAAGGTCTCCGACTACTGGCAGGGCCTGGTCAAGGACGACCTGATCCGCTCGCAGGCGTCGTTCAGCCCGGAGTGGACCAATTCCCTGAAGAGCGGCGGCACCATCGGCTACCTCGGCGCCGCCTGGGGAGCGGGCGTCATGAAGGCGACGCTGCCCGAGCAGAGCGGCAAGTGGGCCGTCGCCCCGATGCCGTCCTGGGACGGTAAGCCCGCCAGCGGCATGCTCGGCGGCTCCACCTGGGCCGTGACCAAGGGCAGCAAGCACGTCGATGCCGCGGTCGAGTTCGCCAAGTGGATGTCGACCACCAAGGAGGGCGTCAAGGCCCGTATCTCCTCGGGTACTTCGAGCGCCTACCCGGCCGCCACGGAGCTGCTGCCCGTCGCGAAGGAGTCCTTCGACGCCTCGTTCTACGGCGGCCAGGACATCTACCAGCTGTTCGGCACCGCGGCTGCCTCGATCAAGCAGGGCTGGACCTGGGGCCCGGCGACCGGCACCACGAACACCGCGATCAAGGACGAGTTCGGCAAGGTGGCCAGTGGTGGCACCACGATCCCCGACGCGGTCAAGGCAGGCCATGACGCGACCGTCAAGGAACTGAAGAAGCGCGGCCTGAAGGTCGAGGGCTGA
- a CDS encoding substrate-binding domain-containing protein, protein MRESAAERHDRLLELVREQGSARVSDLAGRLGVSPVTVRRDVEALAERGLLDRVHGSVSWPQSAAAAGGTGSSAGSGGPVLGLLAPSATYYFAEVIRGAHEAAAEAGARLILRISDYRPEQDRARTEGLLASGAEGLLIAPGWQGAGDQAAYGDWMAELPVPAVLLEREPAPGSALDDLDRVCSDHRHGVLLAVRHLVGLGHGAPLLVARADSPTALAVRAGYDEALGALGLEQPRPVIGSVPAELDRGRFEEAVRAVQEAVVSGGVTAALVHNDVDAIHLVQRLAELGVRVPEDLALVAYDDEVAALADTPLTAVAPPKRQVGRHGTRLLVERLGTEPRGLEPGRHLALLPRLHVRASCGAGALP, encoded by the coding sequence GTGCGCGAGAGCGCTGCCGAACGTCATGACCGACTGCTCGAACTGGTACGGGAACAGGGCTCGGCCCGGGTCTCCGATCTCGCCGGCCGCCTCGGGGTCTCCCCCGTCACGGTGCGGCGGGACGTCGAGGCGCTGGCCGAGCGCGGGCTGCTCGACCGGGTCCACGGGTCGGTCTCCTGGCCGCAGTCGGCGGCAGCCGCGGGCGGGACGGGCTCGTCCGCGGGCAGCGGCGGGCCGGTCCTCGGCCTGCTGGCCCCTTCGGCGACGTACTACTTCGCCGAAGTGATCAGAGGCGCGCACGAGGCGGCGGCCGAAGCGGGCGCCCGGCTGATCCTGCGGATCTCCGACTACCGCCCCGAGCAGGACAGGGCCCGCACGGAGGGGCTGCTCGCGTCGGGCGCCGAGGGGCTGCTGATCGCGCCCGGCTGGCAGGGCGCGGGCGATCAGGCGGCGTACGGGGACTGGATGGCCGAACTGCCCGTGCCCGCCGTGCTGCTGGAGCGGGAGCCCGCGCCCGGCAGCGCCCTGGACGATCTGGACCGGGTCTGCTCCGACCACCGGCACGGGGTGCTGCTGGCCGTGCGCCACCTGGTCGGCCTCGGCCACGGAGCGCCGCTGCTGGTGGCGCGCGCCGACAGTCCGACGGCGCTGGCCGTACGGGCCGGGTACGACGAGGCGCTGGGTGCGCTGGGTCTGGAGCAGCCGCGCCCGGTGATCGGCTCGGTGCCCGCGGAGCTGGACCGGGGGCGCTTCGAGGAGGCCGTACGGGCCGTGCAGGAGGCCGTCGTGTCGGGCGGGGTGACGGCGGCCCTGGTGCACAACGACGTGGACGCGATCCACCTGGTGCAGCGCCTGGCCGAGCTGGGTGTCCGGGTGCCCGAGGACCTGGCCCTGGTGGCCTACGACGACGAGGTGGCCGCGCTGGCGGACACCCCGCTCACCGCGGTGGCTCCGCCCAAACGCCAGGTGGGGCGGCACGGGACCCGGCTGCTGGTCGAGCGGCTGGGCACGGAGCCGCGCGGGCTGGAGCCGGGCAGGCATCTGGCGCTGCTGCCCCGGCTCCACGTACGGGCTTCCTGCGGGGCCGGCGCGCTCCCGTAG
- a CDS encoding DUF2264 domain-containing protein translates to MPTPTPHPASPYTGWTRAHWEKAADELLLAVRPWASPRHGLINLPGLRPSWSGTRSDGLEGYARTWLLAAFRVAGAEGRDPHGFLPRYAEGLAAGTAPGPAGAPGTASGLLGPDSWPQMAGTRQAVVESASVALGLRVTRPWLWDTLDDRTRQQAVDWLLPALDPSPVNNNWWLFGLTVAGFLQDAGIETDRARRTIGRSLERIEEWWLGDGWYSDGPNRSFDHYNAWAMHFYPVLHAHLAGDRELLARYGPRLHAHLDAYTRMFGADGAPMPYGRSLTYRFAAAAAPWLGALTGHTPLSPGATRRLASGTLRYFLDPAAPDGRTHERATDEHGLLTLGWHGPYAPIIQTYSGPASPYWASKGFLGLLMPADHPVWTADEEPLPSETADTVTTLATPHLLIQSTAADGLVRLHNHGSNHVGQDEDPGYARYAYSTRTGPTSPATTTGPATTTGPATTDSGSTDAAAAGSGSGTDSGADATEHAPRDNHFALLTDAGPTVRGPATPLTSGSGWAASVTTPLPGVRIVSATLAHGRAELRAHLVLGAEPGTPVRQTGWATTPATPVPAAPATPTPAAPTAPPASPGTAATGALTAQLHPVHGYTGTPRQLAAGSTLFGPRSDVLALDGRTTAPASLFVSLASLTAEPDPAPADTLADIRVNDPRTIHVTWQDGTTAVLQLPEES, encoded by the coding sequence ATGCCCACGCCGACCCCGCACCCAGCGAGCCCGTACACCGGCTGGACCCGCGCGCACTGGGAGAAGGCGGCCGATGAACTCCTGCTGGCGGTACGGCCGTGGGCATCGCCCCGTCACGGCCTGATCAACCTCCCCGGCCTCCGCCCCAGTTGGTCGGGGACGCGTTCCGACGGCCTCGAAGGGTACGCCCGTACCTGGCTCCTCGCCGCGTTCCGGGTCGCCGGGGCGGAGGGCCGGGATCCGCACGGCTTCCTCCCCCGGTACGCCGAGGGCCTGGCGGCGGGCACCGCGCCCGGTCCGGCGGGTGCGCCGGGTACCGCATCGGGTCTGCTGGGGCCGGACTCCTGGCCGCAGATGGCCGGAACCCGGCAGGCCGTCGTCGAGTCCGCGTCCGTCGCGCTGGGCCTGCGCGTCACCCGCCCCTGGCTCTGGGACACCCTCGACGACCGCACCCGGCAGCAGGCCGTCGACTGGCTGCTGCCCGCTCTCGACCCGTCACCGGTGAACAACAACTGGTGGCTCTTCGGCCTCACCGTTGCCGGATTCCTCCAGGACGCGGGTATCGAGACCGACCGGGCCCGCCGGACGATCGGCCGCTCGCTGGAGCGCATCGAGGAATGGTGGCTCGGCGACGGCTGGTACAGCGACGGCCCCAACCGCTCCTTCGACCACTACAACGCCTGGGCGATGCACTTCTACCCGGTCCTGCACGCCCATCTCGCGGGCGACCGGGAACTCCTCGCCCGGTACGGGCCCCGGCTGCACGCCCATCTCGACGCGTACACGCGGATGTTCGGCGCAGACGGCGCACCCATGCCGTACGGCCGCTCGCTCACCTACCGGTTCGCCGCCGCGGCAGCACCCTGGCTCGGCGCGCTGACCGGCCACACCCCGCTCAGCCCTGGCGCCACCCGCCGCCTCGCCTCCGGCACCCTGCGCTACTTCCTGGACCCGGCCGCACCCGATGGCCGTACGCACGAGCGCGCGACCGACGAGCACGGGCTGCTCACGCTGGGCTGGCACGGTCCGTACGCGCCGATCATCCAGACGTACTCGGGCCCCGCGTCCCCCTACTGGGCGTCCAAGGGATTCCTCGGTCTGCTGATGCCCGCCGACCACCCGGTGTGGACGGCGGACGAGGAGCCGCTGCCGTCCGAAACGGCCGACACGGTCACCACCCTGGCCACGCCCCACCTGCTGATCCAGTCCACCGCCGCCGACGGACTCGTACGCCTCCACAACCACGGCAGCAACCACGTGGGCCAGGACGAGGACCCGGGCTACGCCCGCTACGCGTACTCCACCCGCACCGGCCCCACCAGTCCCGCCACTACCACCGGCCCCGCCACTACCACCGGCCCTGCCACCACCGACTCGGGCTCCACGGACGCGGCTGCCGCCGGTTCCGGCTCCGGCACCGATTCCGGTGCCGACGCCACCGAACACGCCCCGCGCGACAACCACTTCGCGCTCCTCACCGACGCAGGACCCACCGTCCGGGGCCCGGCCACCCCCCTGACCAGCGGCTCCGGCTGGGCCGCCTCCGTCACCACCCCGCTCCCCGGCGTACGGATCGTGTCCGCCACCCTCGCCCACGGCCGCGCCGAACTCCGCGCCCACCTGGTCCTCGGAGCCGAGCCGGGAACCCCCGTACGCCAGACCGGCTGGGCCACCACACCGGCCACACCCGTACCGGCCGCACCAGCCACCCCGACACCGGCCGCACCCACAGCACCGCCCGCCTCGCCCGGCACAGCCGCCACCGGCGCACTCACCGCCCAACTCCACCCCGTCCACGGCTACACCGGGACCCCACGGCAACTCGCCGCAGGTTCCACCCTGTTCGGCCCGCGCTCGGACGTCCTCGCGCTCGACGGCCGTACCACCGCACCCGCGTCGCTCTTCGTCAGCCTCGCGTCGCTCACCGCCGAGCCGGACCCCGCCCCCGCGGACACGCTCGCGGACATCCGCGTCAACGACCCCCGCACGATCCATGTGACCTGGCAGGACGGCACCACCGCCGTACTGCAACTCCCGGAGGAATCATGA
- a CDS encoding right-handed parallel beta-helix repeat-containing protein, whose translation MRHRRTYTALTAASLTALAVTGLTAQAQAAPRPGATFHVDCSATAGSRSDGSVRHPWTTLDQANAHTYGPGDRLLFKRGATCTGSLTPKGAGSSRASFTIADYGTGRDRAVIDGAGTHDAVLLSNTQYVHLSGLEITNAENPGSERNAVRLRLTDYGTAHGFEIDHLYIHDVRGGDSKTLTGSSAIHVDVEGTAKASNYDGLDIHHNRIEDVDREGIYFKSTFSKRDLVGEQQDPNVYPGAWTPSTRVRVADNTLKSIGGDGMKLDTTSGAVVERNRVDGFQLRSPSANAGIWTFNTDDTLIQYNEVSGGGNSHDGMSFDADGASSHTVFQYNYSHDNKGGFLLVCPYSGAKTVDTVARYNVSHNDGTRLLQNCAGPILNTQIYNNSFSNKETIPGYLVQDDNGSPATTQHEQYIRNNIFVSEGTGGYGFSNPTAGLSFDHNAFYGIDMTRPNPGGITADPLLRDDFKLAKGSPALGAGTVVADNGGKDYFGNKLKPGAPNIGAYAGPGTDR comes from the coding sequence ATGAGACATCGCCGTACGTACACCGCCCTGACCGCCGCGTCCCTCACCGCGCTCGCGGTCACCGGGCTCACCGCCCAGGCCCAGGCGGCGCCCCGGCCCGGCGCCACGTTCCACGTCGACTGCTCGGCCACCGCGGGCAGCCGGAGCGACGGCTCCGTCCGGCACCCCTGGACCACGCTCGACCAGGCCAACGCGCACACCTACGGCCCCGGCGACCGTCTCCTCTTCAAGCGGGGCGCGACCTGTACGGGTTCCCTCACCCCGAAGGGAGCGGGCTCGTCCCGCGCGTCCTTCACGATCGCCGACTACGGCACCGGCCGGGACCGTGCGGTGATCGACGGAGCGGGCACCCACGATGCCGTACTCCTCTCCAACACCCAGTACGTCCACCTGTCCGGGCTGGAGATCACCAACGCCGAGAACCCGGGCAGCGAGCGCAACGCAGTGCGGCTGCGGCTGACCGACTACGGCACCGCGCACGGCTTCGAGATCGACCACCTCTACATCCACGACGTGCGCGGTGGTGACTCCAAGACCCTCACCGGTTCCAGCGCCATCCACGTCGACGTCGAGGGCACCGCCAAGGCGAGCAACTACGACGGCCTGGACATCCACCACAACCGCATCGAGGACGTCGACCGGGAAGGCATCTACTTCAAGTCGACCTTCTCCAAGCGCGATCTGGTCGGCGAGCAGCAGGACCCGAACGTGTACCCGGGCGCCTGGACCCCGTCGACCCGTGTCCGGGTCGCCGACAACACGCTGAAGTCCATCGGCGGCGACGGCATGAAGCTGGACACCACCAGCGGCGCGGTCGTGGAGCGCAACCGTGTCGACGGCTTCCAGCTGCGCTCGCCCTCCGCCAACGCGGGCATCTGGACCTTCAACACCGACGACACGCTGATCCAGTACAACGAGGTCTCGGGCGGCGGGAACAGCCACGACGGCATGTCCTTCGACGCCGACGGCGCCTCCAGCCACACGGTCTTCCAGTACAACTACAGCCACGACAACAAGGGCGGCTTCCTGCTGGTCTGCCCCTACAGCGGCGCGAAGACCGTGGACACGGTCGCCCGTTACAACGTGAGCCACAACGACGGCACCCGGCTGCTGCAGAACTGCGCGGGACCGATCCTCAACACCCAGATCTACAACAACTCGTTCTCCAACAAGGAGACGATCCCCGGCTACCTGGTGCAGGACGACAACGGCAGCCCCGCCACCACGCAGCACGAGCAGTACATCCGCAACAACATCTTCGTGAGCGAGGGCACCGGCGGCTACGGCTTCAGCAACCCGACCGCAGGGCTCTCCTTCGACCACAACGCCTTCTACGGCATCGACATGACCCGCCCCAACCCGGGAGGCATCACCGCCGACCCGCTGCTGCGCGATGACTTCAAGCTGGCGAAGGGCTCGCCCGCCCTCGGCGCGGGGACGGTCGTGGCGGACAACGGAGGCAAGGACTACTTCGGCAACAAGCTGAAGCCGGGCGCCCCCAACATCGGCGCCTACGCGGGCCCCGGCACCGACCGGTAG